The following nucleotide sequence is from Pararge aegeria chromosome 13, ilParAegt1.1, whole genome shotgun sequence.
caaacatataccgTTAGATCATGGGCGTATTTACCCTAAGGCCAAAAGGGCCACGGCCCGGTGGGAAAGAATGCAATTGCCGACGCAAGCAGAAGTTAAAGTGtatctttttatcccggaaaaaggCAAAGTTCCTATGTGATAGAGCTAAAGCGTGATTCTGTTGTAATTATGACCTCCCCGCGCATAAAaccttttgaatttataacattagtgggGAAATAGGGATACCTACAATAAATGCGAATACAGTGGATGCACTTGtagtattgaataaatatttcagtTTCTTTTATGTTAAGTTTCTTCAAATCAACAAACTGTTGCATATTGTTATGCGAGCGGAGCGGTCAATCTTACTGGCCCAGGGCGTACGCCAGATACGGCAAATACGCCACTGCGTTAGATCACTGCTTTCGAATCCGTTGAATAATTTTCTATTACGGCATTTGACGGTTtttcaatatacaaaattaGAAATCCTCAAtatcgattttataaattttattagtcTTTTGGAGCATATTACACATGGAGcatatatcaaatttataaattttaaatgaatataaaaatttcggagcACACAGGATTTGTACCTGCGACTGTTTCGCAATCGCTTACAGGCCTATATGacaaagatagatagataactaGATATAGAAGAGTGTTCACTAACTGtatataattttgaaatctCCCGAATAGTTTATGTCTTCTAGCTCCATAAGCAACTGTACTATGGCCATCTCAAAGACCACCGTTTTGCCCGATCCTGTAGGCGCACACACTACTATGGATTTATCTGTAAAAGACAAGAAAAAAAAGGCTAACATATATTATctcacataaaaatttaaattatagctACTATTAAGCAACGCAGAGTattctttttttgctttaaagggcatactttccaggtggtcctatttaaattttattgaaatcggttgagctgttattaaaaaacaaaaataatttaacccaaagtaacaatatttttttgctttttagttcctgggcgtgTGTTAaagtcgggtttttttttaatttaaaaataattttatttatcaacacCTACGACGAACATTTCCAAAGCTTTCTTTGGTGTTAGTCTCTTAGGAGGTAAGGTCTTAGAAGCGCTTAATTATTCCTACTATCTAGAAATCATCAGCCCCGGTAAAATGGGcgagtgcgtgcgtgcgtgagCGCTTGCGCGCTTGCGTACGCACGTACCTAATTTttatgtgcgtgcgtgcgtgtgtgcgtaCATACGTACGTGCGTTTGTGGTATGTGTGTGTGAAAGTGAGTGGATCTATGACTGTAATATGGGTATTTTTGCGTGGTTATGCATAAAAAGACCATACTTAAATGTGTGACCCATTTTATTATTCGCAGTATACCTACCTAGTTTTATCTGGTTCAAAGCCAGacttgaattaaattcaaattattttcttCATAAATGCTGCACAATATAAAATGCCTACTTACTTGAATACAATGCATCTTCTATAACGCTTGATTGAACTATGTTGAAATAACGGTACGTGAAGATGTGACGATACTTAGGATCTGTTGATACAAgaagtaaagttttaaaatgccAAAAACCCAAAAATAACCAAAGCTTTGCAAGCGGCCTAAGGCTTCGATCAAAATCACAAACAGACAAATACTATATAACTATTCAGCTTTATTACTAGTGCCTTCTTTCTGGACACGCTCTGTCAGAATAAGCGCTGCTACCcgatacaatttataataaagccGATATAAATGTTAGCCGATATATATGTTACGTCATTTTGTGGACCTTCATTTGGAGACGGGGGCATTTTGGAGATTTATACACTCTGAACAGTTCTAGCGGAAGGCTTCTACAAAGGCCTGCCGCAATGTGATTAGgcgctccggtacgatgctgcgtgtAAACTTATTCGGAGTGTGGGACCTGCCATCTTAGTGTGCATCAGCATTTAGGTACGCTGAGATCCGATCACAGTGAAGTTTtggatgataaataaaaacaaaaataccaaTTTCATCTACACTTCGCAGGTTTCCAAATTGTCCAGTGCCCTTCGGTGGACGAGGTAATTTTGGGAACTGATTTTCCTGGGACACCGGAGTATTACTTGAAGATGTGAGAGATAGAGGTTGTGAGTCGCATATTTCGAGTGGCTGTGAGCCGCATATTTCGTCAATGGCGTTAGTGAAGTTTGATCTGTAAAAACATACTAGGTATACCCAGTTCAATTCAAACTTTATGTCTTCGCGGAAGTTAGCTGCGATTGCAACTTCGCATGTAGGTACCGGTCCCACTGATTGGCCGAtactgaatattgaatttttgcgCATCGAAACGCACGAAGTTCGAGAAGTCATAAGGTTTTTGGCACTACAGCTACATAAGTCAAAACTGCCTACTACCTATCTTACTTATCAAGTTATCAATAAGGAGTAAAAAACCATTTTTATGCACGATGATTAAAAAGAATGTTAATAGAttaaaacctaaataaaaaagcatgttctcatttcaaatttttaaattgctttgctcatattttattagtgatacaatgactaaataaaatactgtaATTTGTACTTACAAATCTTCCATAACTATGATATGTGGAAATACTTATGTACTGTAatagaaatacattttatttttctttaagtattCTTCAATATCTATCGcacaaatcaataaataaagttaaatttttaaaacttaagttTTTATCACTTTACATGAACGTAGCGGCAAATTGCAATACCTCGCAAAATTGATAGTTAGGtttaacgttttttatttagtagatatgtaatatttagaaataattcgagttttcgtttttctttttaaatccaATAACAAGCCGCGCCAAAATAGTTTGGACCACAGAAAACATAGGTACCACAGATTGCTATTTATGGACAAACACTAtccaagttttataaataataataaataaatttactacgacattcattacacacatcgccatctagccccaaagtaagcgataTAATAGACAGATAAACCCCAGACTCTgtcaaacattcatgtttatgacacaaacattttccagttgtgggaatggaacccacagccctgtactcagaaagcagggtcgctgcccactgcgccactcagccgTCAAAGTTTGCGGGCACACTCACGTGATTTAATAGATTCAATTTTgtgcaaaaatctcaaatttaatttaaagttaaatacgGTCTGATAATAAGATAACTAGATTAATGCGTTatgataaaactttcaatgtatttaatgccttttttatattcttagtgTCGTTTACTCTACAAACGTAGACTAAGGCGTAGGATATAACTTTTGAaacgatttttatcttgttgcgtcaaagaagtataacttctaacgcctgtacataagtacacacactttttgtaCTTTGTACTTTTTTGTTAGGGCGCTGCGCTTCCCAAATAGATGTGTTGATTTTGCATTGAATTTTTAAGGGTACCTACGCAGATTAGGTACCTATCTAATTAATTTAGTTCAACTTTTACACGGAATGATTATCACCAATTACCACAGATGATTATATTACGTCTGTGacgtaaaaagaaataaaaccgTCTTTTTTCCTTGAGAATGGTGcacaaaacacaaataaatacgtaCACAGATATGCGCCAATGATACGTGCTAAGCGTACCACACGTAGTAATATGATACTACTTTGTAATATATATCGACTCTTTCGATAGAACTTCTCAGTTTTATTGTAATTCGAATCTCGAATATTGATCAATGTCATTCTATTTTTGTCTCGTCGTcgtttgtataattttagtattatatttttaaattaaagcctATAGCTATGTTTTGCGACATTTCCTGTTTTATTTCACATAGGTTTATCGTAATTTTAACGATTAAggaacatacaaaaaaaattcagtcACACAACAGATACGGGACCTACACACAAAGAGTATAATACACTGCTCGGACGAAGAATCAAATACAGGGAATTCACATCTGTGATCTGACTTGTCATTTGATTTGGTTATGTGACGTATATTGTCATTTAGGTTCACatctgattttttatttgttttttccttGTTTTTAGGACTTTGGATTTTTTCCATTAGTCCTGTATTTATCAAATttgaaacaataatttaaataactctGAAAAAATATCAAGTGATTAGTGTGTATTAATACGAAACAAACTATAATGTGAGtgcataaaagataaaataattttatcaaaaatttcttggtaaatgttattatacataaaaacaaggACCTATTGTGATTTCAGGAATGCAAACATGGATTACAATGACGCAGATACAATtagtataaatacattaatgCTGGAAAACATGCTTAGAGATGATAGGATAAAGGAgatgacaaaattaaaaacacttgcTAAAACTGTATGCAACCTCCACACGAATATACTGTACTATAGAAATGCATCAACCAAGAGAGGAGCTGTGTGTTATGAAGCATGGAAAAGCCTTATTAAAACTATTGGTGGTTCACCTAATACTTGGAGAGAGCTAGGATATGCTCTTGGTGTTTCGCCGAGTGATCTTAATGTAAGTTCGAAACTAAGTATATATGGTAGGAAAAGACTTAATTCGAGAGTACATTTACTTAGTTTTTTGAATGTGCAATGTTTGCACAACTTCATATTTTGTTTGGTAACCTCCAAGCTGGGGCATAGAGAGGCCCTGGAATTAACCTAAATCAATGTCTAtgctctttatttgcacaccactacATATTCAATAGAGAAAAAAGGTTGAAGGTGgtatacaataattttagtGACCTATTGACCTATgttcaaatattatttctattgttcttatTATCTTAAGCTTTCTTCATATTTTATGTGACTATTTAGTgctaagtagattttaataacattttttttcagtatattGAGAACTCTGTAAAAGAGGATGCACCAGCTGACATAGTAATAAAAGTTTACATGCAAAATGAATCAGCAACATTAGACAAAATAGTTGAAGCTTTAGAAAAAATGAAAAGGTATGATGTACTAAAAGCTATTGAAGAACCGTTTTGCAACATGAGCCAATATTTCAACAAAAAAGATGATAGCGGTTACCAAAGCGAAAGTAAACCACCGGGGactggaaataaaataatctattcGGCTAATGAAATAGTCAATGATTTGCCTGcagctttaaataaaaactatgttaTAAAAGATAAGGAGCCAAAACCAAATCAACCTACACAACCATTAAGACAACCACTTGCTGAATTTGATGAAGTCGAGGATGATGGTCcacttttatttttgacatacaCGGAAGATGGTCTAGACACTGCTATAAACATTCAACATTATATCAATGACTGGGAAGGTCAAAAAGTCACAGTTTTAACTCTGTGTAACAGGAAGGACCAAGTATATCAAAATCCAGAAAAGTTTATTAGGAAATATTTTGAAAAGGTAAatagtaatacatttatttcaagaaggcttCATAGTAGCATAATCTTCtagtaaaaggaaaaaaatctgtttttagtgactactactactatttcaGAGGGAGATTCTACCAAAAAGTTAGCTAGGAAATTGGCAattgcccttttccaacatcattcaCATTGTAACAATCATGTTTCTTTCTTTTGTGAGAGTAAAAagtataatgttaaaataaataggcaTGTGATATAGCTCACACCAACTGAGCAAAAAGCTTTTAGAATATGACTACAATGATTGGAATTCAAACCCAAAAACTATGTtaaatctaaaaatagtgctatcctttttttaacaacaaaagCAATGATACAGAATTGTCACCAATGTCTAAATAAATTGTGCATAGCTAGCTTACTAGATTTTAATTGAAACATATTTGTTTCtctattttatgttaaattatatttggtgTTTTGTTGCAGGCAGACTTCATTGTACCTATAATAACCACAGGGTACCTGAAAAGTATAAACCCCCTTTCGCCTCATGTACCAAGTACAAATGATAATCTAGActacaaatatgtaaattttatctACAATTTGATAATCAATCACTACATACATGCTACTGGATGTTTGAACAATAAAGTAAGAAGTGTACTGCCGTTTGGTGTTAACATCAATGTGCTAAAGGAAATCAATATGTATCCAGATTTACTGCCATTTACATATGAATCTAATTTCAATGAACATTTTAAGGCATTTCTAAAGAAACACTCAGTTAAATAGCAAAATTCTGCCTTATGGTGCACAACCTGGTACATTGACTTTacctttgaattttgaaaaatgaattttacaaatgaatattgaatgaGTTAAGAACCTATTAAATATGTATGTGGTTTAAAAGCTCACAATAAATTTTAGAGGAGGTATTTTCGGACTTCATACCTACTGCTATACTAActgtaatatatttacatactgcATCAGAGATGGAAAGTCTGACTAGCCGATTTATTACTAcagaaattgttttattttaaaacttagtaTAGCAAAAAGTTGTGTGAGATTTGTGTTAATCTGTCACTACAATTTCCGTTTGCTTTGACACGCTCATAATACTGCCTTGTAATTTAATCACTAATATAGCACACTAGTACCATGATGTACTTACTATAAGAAGACTCTGGGAGCATATATTACATTATGCTCTCGTTGTtactcaatattttaaattaaatgaataattaatttccataggttcatattttaaaattcaaatcgcATCAAAACTTATGGTTATACATTTTCCAGTACATAACAACCTTGGCTaagctttttaaattaaatgacgaACTTTAACCTTTAGATATATGGCTATGTAATACTAAAAAGGCATTGTCGagtgctgtgaaaataactaaggtatttaatataatatttttatacctcCCAATATAAATTTGATTCACTAAAATtggaagaaaatatatattttgatttaaacacgcattttattgaatagttttatttcctttttatataaataagtttgttttctATTAATAAACTTTCTTATTAAAGATATCTATCTTAATTAACTACACTACTTATAGCCATTTTAATTGACTACCTTTGACAACAACTGTTTCCATCTTTATtgtttgtattgtattattaagtttatcttATAAATAGTCGAATTAAAATGACTTTACTTTTAATTCAGCATCATGGTGCAGTACATTTTCAAAACAATCTTGCCTAGGTAAAAAGCtaagtaaacttaaaagtataaTGTTGTGTtaccaaattcaaatattttaccaAAACATAGCTACAGGATAGTTAGGGAAAACAGTACaaatgattaatttttagatagcttatatatagaaaaaaatatacacaaatgaaTGAATTGTATATAAGGAACTTAAAGTAAGACCATAATCAGTGCACATAAGCTATAATAACTCAATTTCCGTAATACCGCATTATCAAATAATTAGTAAAATGAATATTACACTAACTAAAAAGATCCTTCTCTTAATAggattaaaaacaaacaaagcaacatAAACGCACTTGTGAAAAAAACTCCTATGCCTAATTCAAACAGTGTGAGCTACTCAGTGACAACCCTGAAAGATGTTAAGGGCCTTGATTATAAATGGCAGGCAGTAGGTTAGACCATCTCCAtactaaaataatcaaaacatcTTGACAGTTTCTAGTTTTGTGCAATGACAACCACAATTTGATGTTGGTAATATGATGATTTAGTTGGGTTGAGTCGAAAGAAATAATACTTGGTAAACTACAAGTTTTAAGAACATGTGAGAGCAATGGCATAGGCAATAACCACGTAAGATGCCaaaatataaagtttgtttTGTATATGGTGACTAGTAAGCATTGACACCACTAGCACATCAGATCCCACTGTTTAAAGCAGCCATCGATGCTAATTCAGTTGCACAAAATAATCCTTTTTACAATCATCCCCATGGAC
It contains:
- the LOC120628665 gene encoding uncharacterized protein LOC120628665; protein product: MNANMDYNDADTISINTLMLENMLRDDRIKEMTKLKTLAKTVCNLHTNILYYRNASTKRGAVCYEAWKSLIKTIGGSPNTWRELGYALGVSPSDLNYIENSVKEDAPADIVIKVYMQNESATLDKIVEALEKMKRYDVLKAIEEPFCNMSQYFNKKDDSGYQSESKPPGTGNKIIYSANEIVNDLPAALNKNYVIKDKEPKPNQPTQPLRQPLAEFDEVEDDGPLLFLTYTEDGLDTAINIQHYINDWEGQKVTVLTLCNRKDQVYQNPEKFIRKYFEKADFIVPIITTGYLKSINPLSPHVPSTNDNLDYKYVNFIYNLIINHYIHATGCLNNKVRSVLPFGVNINVLKEINMYPDLLPFTYESNFNEHFKAFLKKHSVK